The sequence CGCTTCGCTTTAGGATTGGTACCAGATAGCGGAATCCGAATCGAGGCAGAACGGTTTCCTTGGGAGTAAGCCAAGTTCACGGGTGCTTCAAAACCGGGCACCAAGCGCTTGTAAGAATTGGTTGTGGGATTGGTCAAAGCCAACAGCGCCGGTGCGTGCTTGAGGATGCCACCGATGTAGTGCAACGCCATTTGGCTTAAGCCAGCATACTTATCGCCTGCGAATAGCGGCTGCCCATCCTTCCAAATCGACTGGTGGGTATGCATCCCAGAACCGTTGTCGTTAAACAGTGGCTTCGGCATGAAGGTGACTGTTTTGCCATATTTCTTGGCAACGTTCTTGATGACGTACTTGTAAGTCATCAGATAGTCAGCAGCTTGCACCAAAGTTGCGAAGCGGAAACCCAGTTCGCACTGTCCGCCGGTAGCAACTTCGTGGTGGTGCTTTTCAATCGGCACCCCGCACTTCGCCATCGTCAGCAGCATTTCTGTCCGCATATCTTGGGAGGTATCCGTCGGCGCGACTGGGAAATAACCCTCTTTGTAGCGGGGTTTATAACCGAGGTTGCCACCCTCTTCTTTTTTCCCAGAATTCCAACGTCCCTCGACGGAGTCTACGTGGTAATAGCCTTCATGCTGGTTTTGGTCAAAGCGGACATCATCAAAGATGAAGAACTCAGCTTCCGGGCCAATGAAGGCTGTATCGCCAATGCCGGTAGAAATTAGGTAGTCTACTGCCTTCTGAGCAATGGTGCGGGGGTCGCGGCTGTAAGGTTGGCCCGTCCGGGGTTCGATAATGCTACAGACGACGCTTAAGGTCGGCTCTGCCATAAATGGGTCGATCCAGGCAGTTGTCGGATCTAGCACCATTGCCATGTCTGATTCGTTGATGGCTTTCCAACCCCGGATACTAGAGCCATCGAAGGGTACGCCCTCGGTAAAGCTACTTTCGTCAATTTGGTCGTGATACATCGACAAATGCTGCCAGATACCCGGCATATCGATGAACTTGAGGTCAATGATCTGGATGTTTTTTTCTTTGACGTAAGTCAAAAATTCTTGCGGGGTCTGGAACATTACGACGGACTCCTTATTTTCTAAGCTGGCTCAGTCTGGAAAGCAGAAAAAACAGTAAGAGCGATCATCAGGGTTGGTGAATCGTCAAGTCAAGAGGGGGAGAACCTGGATTGAAAGCAAGCATTTTCAGGTGAGACTTCCCGATCCAGAAGTACAACTTTCCTGGCTGAAAATCTTTTGTCTCCTCTTTTGCCCATCTCAAGAACTCTCCCACTCAATTCCCAGTTGGCGCTTACGCGCCGCTACGCTAACAGTCTTCAGCCTTTTTTCAAGACGTAAGGCATCGATGTACTGGATCATCCTAGGGATAGGTGCCAGGAGATTTTGTATTCAGCTATACAGAATAAGGCAGTTGCCGTTTGACTTAAAGCGAGAAAAAGTTAAAAATTGTAGCGAGATTTACAAAAAAATCTTATAGGCGGCAACAATTTTACTAATCAGTAGCTTTGGCTACTTTTGTGCGGGGGGAAGCATGATGTTTAATTTAAATACGGATTTTGATCAAGATTTTGACGAACAAGAGGCATTTGAGTATCGTCCTGGGACGAGAGTGGAGCTAAAGCAGCGTCCTGGGGTGGTTGATATTATTGCTGAATATGACCCGATGATGGTGCCGCCTATTTGGTTGCTCAACGATCCGCAGCCGCGATATCCAGAAGAGCTGACATTACTGCCAGTGCCCATGAGAGGAGTTTGTTGGTTGAAGCCGGTGAGCCGTCGAAAAGCTGGCTCTACGGGTCGGTCACGGGATGGCAACCAGATGCGTCAGAAGGCTTACAGCAGCATCCCAGAAAAAATTGCCCGCTAAAAATTGCTGCGATCGCTCTCAACAATGTGGAGATGCTTGTGGAGATGGATATATGCTAATGAAAGTGTTTGTTGTTGTAAACTACACCCTAGAAACTGGGTATGCAACAGCACACTAAACAATAGAAAATTATCTATATAGCTTGTTGTTGGGAGAGCAATTTCATGCGCGACGCAGTCACAAACCTGATTAAAAATTACGATGTTACGGGTCGTTACCTGGATCGCAATGCCGTAGATTCCCTGAAATCTTATTTTGAAACCGGCACAGCACGAGTCCAAGCGGCTGCTGTGATTAACTCCAATGCAGCTTCGATTGTGAAGCAGGCGGGGTCACGGCTGTTTGAAGAACTGCCCGAACTGATTCGACCAGGCGGAAATGCATATACGACTCGTCGCTATGCTGCTTGTCTGCGGGATATGGACTATTACCTGCGCTATGCCAGCTATGCGTTGGTTGCAGGTGATACGAATGTGCTGGATGAGCGGGTGCTGCAAGGTCTTCGGGAAACTTACAACTCTTTGG comes from Coleofasciculus sp. FACHB-T130 and encodes:
- the apcB gene encoding allophycocyanin subunit beta — translated: MRDAVTNLIKNYDVTGRYLDRNAVDSLKSYFETGTARVQAAAVINSNAASIVKQAGSRLFEELPELIRPGGNAYTTRRYAACLRDMDYYLRYASYALVAGDTNVLDERVLQGLRETYNSLGVPIGPTVMGIQIMKDIVKEQVVAAGVANTAFVDQPFDHMTRDLSEQDV
- the glnA gene encoding type I glutamate--ammonia ligase; amino-acid sequence: MFQTPQEFLTYVKEKNIQIIDLKFIDMPGIWQHLSMYHDQIDESSFTEGVPFDGSSIRGWKAINESDMAMVLDPTTAWIDPFMAEPTLSVVCSIIEPRTGQPYSRDPRTIAQKAVDYLISTGIGDTAFIGPEAEFFIFDDVRFDQNQHEGYYHVDSVEGRWNSGKKEEGGNLGYKPRYKEGYFPVAPTDTSQDMRTEMLLTMAKCGVPIEKHHHEVATGGQCELGFRFATLVQAADYLMTYKYVIKNVAKKYGKTVTFMPKPLFNDNGSGMHTHQSIWKDGQPLFAGDKYAGLSQMALHYIGGILKHAPALLALTNPTTNSYKRLVPGFEAPVNLAYSQGNRSASIRIPLSGTNPKAKRLEFRCPDATSNPYLAFAAMLCAGLDGIKNQIDPGESLDKDIYDLTPEELANVPSTPGSLEGALEALENDHAFLTETGVFTPDFIQTWISYKLDNEVNPMRLRPHPYEFALYYDC